The proteins below are encoded in one region of Dasypus novemcinctus isolate mDasNov1 chromosome 13, mDasNov1.1.hap2, whole genome shotgun sequence:
- the CD244 gene encoding natural killer cell receptor 2B4 isoform X3 — MSLSGASLSLQPCDIQPKLHSVKWTVQFFSNTTYLRILTWTNGSSVTSVTYGPWVSNHFNKRLNFTIKNFTLHIMAVQKQDSGFYFLEVTNVSGGVSNTRFQVLVFDGVKDLSPQEEWKVLDGGLCQVNLTCSVSSDGDVSYTWYNGSELLPRPRNLNHLVLLINGDGLHTFTCNVSNPLSSANHTFSFTQKCWSAHKNLGFLPFLVSIMVLLIITFLGTLTCFCVWRKKRKQPDTGTENFLTVYRDVNNRQIRRDEEQELNSPGEGSTIYSTIQHSDSTTQDTVKTIYSSVQPSRKSGSKKRNHSPSNNCTIYEEVGRSQPRAQNPARLSRRELENFHVYS, encoded by the exons ATGAGCCTCTCAGGAGCTTCTCTCAGTTTACAGCCATGTGACATACAGCCAAAGCTACACTCTGTCAAATGGACGGTGCAGTTTTTCTCGAATACAACATATTTAAGGATTCTGACTTGGACGAATGGTTCCAGTGTGACCAGTGTGACTTATGGACCTTGGGTTTCGAATCATTTCAACAAGAGACTCAATTTTACCATCAAGAACTTTACTCTTCACATCATGGCGGTTCAAAAGCAGGACAGTGGCTTTTACTTCCTGGAGGTCACCAATGTGTCTGGGGGAGTTTCAAACACCCGGTTTCAGGTTCTTGTATTTG ATGGTGTTAAGGATCTCAGCCCGCAGGAGGAGTGGAAGGTCCTGGATGGGGGTTTGTGCCAGGTGAATCTGACCTGCTCAGTCTCCAGTGATGGTGATGTGAGCTATACTTGGTACAATGGAAGTGAACTGCTCCCGAGGCCAAGGAACCTTAACCACCTGGTGTTGCTTATTAATGGTGATGGCTTGCACACATTCACCTGCAATGTCAGCAACCCTCTCAGCTCGGCAAACCACACCTTCAGCTTCACCCAGAAATGTTGGAGTGCCCACAAGA ATCTTGGGTTTCTGCCCTTTTTGGTGTCCATCATGGTTCTTCTAATCATAACATTCCTCGGCACCCTCACCTGCTTCTGTGtgtggaggaagaagaggaagcagCCAG ATACTGGGACAGAGAATTTTCTGACAGTTTATAGAGATGTCAACAACCGGCAAATCAGGAGAGATGAG GAGCAGGAGCTGAATTCCCCTGGAGAAGGCAGCACCATCTACTCCACGATCCAG cATTCTGATTCCACAACACAAGACACTGTAAAAACAATATATTCATCTGTACAGCCTTCCCGGAAG TCTGGGTCCAAGAAGAGGAACCACAGCCCTTCCAACAATTGCACCATCTATGAAGAG gTTGGAAGGAGTCAACCCAGAGCCCAGAATCCTGCTCGACTGAGCCGCAGGGAGCTGGAGAATTTCCATGTATATTCATAA
- the CD244 gene encoding natural killer cell receptor 2B4 isoform X2, giving the protein MLRHSHPQGFGIISGCEDDSTNDVMSLSGASLSLQPCDIQPKLHSVKWTVQFFSNTTYLRILTWTNGSSVTSVTYGPWVSNHFNKRLNFTIKNFTLHIMAVQKQDSGFYFLEVTNVSGGVSNTRFQVLVFDGVKDLSPQEEWKVLDGGLCQVNLTCSVSSDGDVSYTWYNGSELLPRPRNLNHLVLLINGDGLHTFTCNVSNPLSSANHTFSFTQKCWSAHKNLGFLPFLVSIMVLLIITFLGTLTCFCVWRKKRKQPDTGTENFLTVYRDVNNRQIRRDEEQELNSPGEGSTIYSTIQHSDSTTQDTVKTIYSSVQPSRKSGSKKRNHSPSNNCTIYEEVGRSQPRAQNPARLSRRELENFHVYS; this is encoded by the exons ATTCTACCAACGATGTGATGAGCCTCTCAGGAGCTTCTCTCAGTTTACAGCCATGTGACATACAGCCAAAGCTACACTCTGTCAAATGGACGGTGCAGTTTTTCTCGAATACAACATATTTAAGGATTCTGACTTGGACGAATGGTTCCAGTGTGACCAGTGTGACTTATGGACCTTGGGTTTCGAATCATTTCAACAAGAGACTCAATTTTACCATCAAGAACTTTACTCTTCACATCATGGCGGTTCAAAAGCAGGACAGTGGCTTTTACTTCCTGGAGGTCACCAATGTGTCTGGGGGAGTTTCAAACACCCGGTTTCAGGTTCTTGTATTTG ATGGTGTTAAGGATCTCAGCCCGCAGGAGGAGTGGAAGGTCCTGGATGGGGGTTTGTGCCAGGTGAATCTGACCTGCTCAGTCTCCAGTGATGGTGATGTGAGCTATACTTGGTACAATGGAAGTGAACTGCTCCCGAGGCCAAGGAACCTTAACCACCTGGTGTTGCTTATTAATGGTGATGGCTTGCACACATTCACCTGCAATGTCAGCAACCCTCTCAGCTCGGCAAACCACACCTTCAGCTTCACCCAGAAATGTTGGAGTGCCCACAAGA ATCTTGGGTTTCTGCCCTTTTTGGTGTCCATCATGGTTCTTCTAATCATAACATTCCTCGGCACCCTCACCTGCTTCTGTGtgtggaggaagaagaggaagcagCCAG ATACTGGGACAGAGAATTTTCTGACAGTTTATAGAGATGTCAACAACCGGCAAATCAGGAGAGATGAG GAGCAGGAGCTGAATTCCCCTGGAGAAGGCAGCACCATCTACTCCACGATCCAG cATTCTGATTCCACAACACAAGACACTGTAAAAACAATATATTCATCTGTACAGCCTTCCCGGAAG TCTGGGTCCAAGAAGAGGAACCACAGCCCTTCCAACAATTGCACCATCTATGAAGAG gTTGGAAGGAGTCAACCCAGAGCCCAGAATCCTGCTCGACTGAGCCGCAGGGAGCTGGAGAATTTCCATGTATATTCATAA
- the CD244 gene encoding natural killer cell receptor 2B4 isoform X1 — translation MGMLKQVLALMFFLFFTGHQGQDSTNDVMSLSGASLSLQPCDIQPKLHSVKWTVQFFSNTTYLRILTWTNGSSVTSVTYGPWVSNHFNKRLNFTIKNFTLHIMAVQKQDSGFYFLEVTNVSGGVSNTRFQVLVFDGVKDLSPQEEWKVLDGGLCQVNLTCSVSSDGDVSYTWYNGSELLPRPRNLNHLVLLINGDGLHTFTCNVSNPLSSANHTFSFTQKCWSAHKNLGFLPFLVSIMVLLIITFLGTLTCFCVWRKKRKQPDTGTENFLTVYRDVNNRQIRRDEEQELNSPGEGSTIYSTIQHSDSTTQDTVKTIYSSVQPSRKSGSKKRNHSPSNNCTIYEEVGRSQPRAQNPARLSRRELENFHVYS, via the exons ATTCTACCAACGATGTGATGAGCCTCTCAGGAGCTTCTCTCAGTTTACAGCCATGTGACATACAGCCAAAGCTACACTCTGTCAAATGGACGGTGCAGTTTTTCTCGAATACAACATATTTAAGGATTCTGACTTGGACGAATGGTTCCAGTGTGACCAGTGTGACTTATGGACCTTGGGTTTCGAATCATTTCAACAAGAGACTCAATTTTACCATCAAGAACTTTACTCTTCACATCATGGCGGTTCAAAAGCAGGACAGTGGCTTTTACTTCCTGGAGGTCACCAATGTGTCTGGGGGAGTTTCAAACACCCGGTTTCAGGTTCTTGTATTTG ATGGTGTTAAGGATCTCAGCCCGCAGGAGGAGTGGAAGGTCCTGGATGGGGGTTTGTGCCAGGTGAATCTGACCTGCTCAGTCTCCAGTGATGGTGATGTGAGCTATACTTGGTACAATGGAAGTGAACTGCTCCCGAGGCCAAGGAACCTTAACCACCTGGTGTTGCTTATTAATGGTGATGGCTTGCACACATTCACCTGCAATGTCAGCAACCCTCTCAGCTCGGCAAACCACACCTTCAGCTTCACCCAGAAATGTTGGAGTGCCCACAAGA ATCTTGGGTTTCTGCCCTTTTTGGTGTCCATCATGGTTCTTCTAATCATAACATTCCTCGGCACCCTCACCTGCTTCTGTGtgtggaggaagaagaggaagcagCCAG ATACTGGGACAGAGAATTTTCTGACAGTTTATAGAGATGTCAACAACCGGCAAATCAGGAGAGATGAG GAGCAGGAGCTGAATTCCCCTGGAGAAGGCAGCACCATCTACTCCACGATCCAG cATTCTGATTCCACAACACAAGACACTGTAAAAACAATATATTCATCTGTACAGCCTTCCCGGAAG TCTGGGTCCAAGAAGAGGAACCACAGCCCTTCCAACAATTGCACCATCTATGAAGAG gTTGGAAGGAGTCAACCCAGAGCCCAGAATCCTGCTCGACTGAGCCGCAGGGAGCTGGAGAATTTCCATGTATATTCATAA